The Anaerotignum faecicola genomic interval GTCCGAAAAAGGTGGAAATGCAGACTGCGTAAAAATACTTTTCCAACACCATTTTCCAGCGCGGAACCGGTAAGGTCAGCACATACGTCTCCCACTTTGTCTGCCTGTCATAAGAAAACAGATTCAGCACATTGATGCCTGCTACCATGATAAACATGGGAATCAGGAACATTCCCGTCTTCCTGCCGCCCAGAAAGA includes:
- a CDS encoding ABC-2 transporter permease, producing the protein MKGLLIKDYYILRQSIKSMLFILVVWSLVFLGGRKTGMFLIPMFIMVAGINVLNLFSYDRQTKWETYVLTLPVPRWKMVLEKYFYAVCISTFFG